The genomic window TGTAAAATGCGCCGGAACCCGGGTTTCGGCAAGGCGTTGCCGATAAGCTGCGCAATGACACGCAGAATGTCTCAGGAAAGGACAGGACATGGCCATTTGGGATTTCGTGAAAGACGCCGGAAAATCGCTTTTCGGCTCGGAGGCGCAGGCCAGCCCGGCCCCCGCCGCAGCAGACCCGCAGCAAAGTGACACCGACCGCAAGGTCGCGGCCCTGAAGGCGGAACTGAAGGCCTTGGGGCTGACGGCGAATGACGTTCATCTGACCTTGCGCGGCGGCGACACGGTTGTCATCTCGGGCAAGGCCCGCGATCAGGAAACCCTGGAAAAGCTGATCCTGGCGGTCGGCAACATCAAGGGCATCGCCCGTGTCGAAACCGCCCCCGACACGGCGACCGAAACCCCCGCCCCGGCCGGCGCCAAGCCCGTGTTCCACACCGTCCAGAAGGGCGAGACCCTGTCCGAAATCGCGCAGAAATATCTGGGCAAGGCAG from Paracoccus sp. SMMA_5_TC includes these protein-coding regions:
- the lysM gene encoding peptidoglycan-binding protein LysM, which produces MAIWDFVKDAGKSLFGSEAQASPAPAAADPQQSDTDRKVAALKAELKALGLTANDVHLTLRGGDTVVISGKARDQETLEKLILAVGNIKGIARVETAPDTATETPAPAGAKPVFHTVQKGETLSEIAQKYLGKAGRYNEIFEANKPMLSHPDKIYPGQTLRIPQA